A single region of the Gigantopelta aegis isolate Gae_Host unplaced genomic scaffold, Gae_host_genome ctg4210_pilon_pilon:::debris, whole genome shotgun sequence genome encodes:
- the LOC121392631 gene encoding carcinoembryonic antigen-related cell adhesion molecule 5-like isoform X2, whose translation MAQGYRYKFCFLLFLIAMIHSATGQFNLTASGPYGIVGSPFTFTCRTDFLPEVTWFVNNTEYTMHGSGRGECYPMSPLPTFYTFNCTYDIFTLTINSVNISQHRTVWRCGEMFGPPESNTIVLEVRGGPGSSLHVNTSSSVSVNERDDVVVSCAADCFLRCDYTWMFNDKTIRNSSILSVSRINRSEIGTYTCTAVNPDTQQAANTTVHVYVQRVAHLTTSGPYGIVGSPFTFTCRTPTPEITWFENNTEYMMYSNGRGECDIDILPHIPRNYNVSCSYGLFTLTINSVNIHQHRTAWRCRGFPWESTSNTIVLEVRDGPGSTVRVNTPSALIPEEGSDVAVSCAADCFLRCVFTWTFNNKTISNSSILSLPGINRTQNGTYSCTAVNPDTRQSVNTSVHVDVLYQPVIKLLQLKKPDTKAVVDEVRPITLICVVDSNPTSSMKLFRDRQLIRQMTNVTSLEYTWREAVCQTSGTYSCEAENSVKSPAKHTLELAVECFPGKKDGRFAAGFGGGIGTAVALLLLCGAVVLLYLRLKKSETRNSSYTVMQLLVIKTRLLDRKLTLHRKLILLYTHRLALQVLRPPMKVLHLITEHKK comes from the exons ATGGCGCAGGGATATCGCTACAAGTTCTGCTTCTTGTTGTTTCTTATTGCCATGATTCATTCAGCCACTG GTCAATTTAACTTAACTGCATCTGGACCATATGGAATTGTTGGTTCACCTTTCACATTCACCTGTAGGACTGATTTTCTTCCCGAGGTTACCTGGTTTGTGAATAATACCGAGTACACGATGCATGGATCTGGTAGAGGTGAATGCTATCCTATGTCGCCTCTTCCGACATTCTACACTTTCAACTGTACGTACGACATCTTCACGCTAACAATCAACTCTGTGAACATCAGTCAGCATCGAACAGTTTGGCGATGTGGAGAAATGTTTGGACCACCAGAGAGCAACACAATAGTGCTGGAAGTTCGAG GTGGCCCAGGTTCATCACTTCATGTGAACACCTCCTCCTCAGTATCTGTCAATGAAAGGGATGACGTAGTTGTGTCATGCGCAGCAGACTGTTTCCTCCGATGTGACTACACGTGGATGTTCAATGACAAGACAATACGCAACTCAAGCATTCTCTCTGTATCCAGAATTAACAGATCAGAGATTGGAACCTACACGTGTACCGCTGTCAACCCAGATACACAACAAGCAGCAAATACAACAGTTCACGTTTACGTACAGC GTGTGGCCCATTTGACGACATCTGGACCGTACGGAATTGTTGGTTCTCCGTTCACATTCACGTGTAGGACTCCAACTCCTGAGATTACGTGGTTTGAGAATAATACCGAGTACATGATGTATTCCAATGGAAGAGGTGAATGTGATATTGATATTTTGCCACACATTCCAAGAAACTACAATGTCAGCTGTTCATATGGACTCTTTACCCTAACAATCAACTCTGTGAACATCCACCAGCACAGAACAGCATGGcgatgtagagggtttccttgGGAATCAACGAGCAACACAATAGTGCTAGAAGTTCGAG ACGGTCCTGGTTCAACAGTACGAGTGAACACACCGTCTGCATTAATTCCCGAAGAAGGAAGTGACGTAGCAGTGTCATGCGCAGCAGACTGTTTCCTCCGATGTGTCTTCACGTGGACgttcaacaacaaaacaataagcaACTCAAGCATTCTTTCTCTACCCGGAATTAACAGAACACAGAATGGAACTTACTCGTGCACCGCTGTCAACCCAGATACACGGCAATCGGTAAACACATCAGTACACGTGGATGTGCTGT ACCAACCTGTTATTAAGTTGTTGCAGTTAAAGAAACCCGACACTAAAGCTGTTGTTGACGAAGTAAGACCCATCACACTGATATGCGTTGTCGACAGCAACCCAACATCTAGCATGAAGTTGTTCAGGGACAGACAACTCATACGACAGATGACGAATGTGACGAGTCTGGAATACACCTGGCGCGAAGCTGTGTGCCAAACCTCGGGGACGTACTCGTGTGAAGCAGAAAACAGCGTGAAGTCACCGGCCAAGCACACCTTGGAACTGGCTGTGGAAT GTTTTCCAGGTAAAAAAGACGGTCGGTTCGCGGCAGGTTTTGGGGGAGGGATTGGAACAGCAGTTGCCCTGCTCCTGCTATGTGGAGCAGTCGTCCTTTTGTACTTACGGTTGAAGAAAT